Proteins encoded in a region of the Isosphaeraceae bacterium EP7 genome:
- a CDS encoding arylsulfatase: MKIGPIKVVVFVGLGAMLGFVASTQDVTPMLRAGVVAPVAAQSGATDKDIEKANDGTEGVSRNLLLAQAGANSAKAKPASAAKKPNIMFIMGDDIGWFNIGAYHRGMMAGKTPHLDKLAAQGMLFTDYYAEASCTAGRANFITGQLPIRTGMTTVGQAGSPIGLPAQAPTIATALKSMGYATGQFGKNHLGDLNEFLPTVHGFDEFFGYLYHLDAMEDPSHPNYPPELKDKVGPRNLVHSWATDRDDPTSQPRWGKVGKQKIEDAGTLYPKRMETVDDEILEHALKFVDKAKEEGKPFFCYLNPTRMHIVTHLSETYQKTRTPQNGWSEYEAGMAQLDDIVGSVMKKLADMGVEDETIVVFTTDNGAENFTWPDGGQTPFAGGKGTVMEGGFRAPCIARWPGKIPAGKVENGIISGLDWFPTLAAAAGETKIVEELKQGKTLDDTTYKVHLDGYDQTDMITGAGPSKRHEIWYFAEGALGAARIDDFKYRFIDQPSGWLGGTVRPDVPILVNLRLDPFERTGFTGSLEYFQWFKYEFWRFVYVQAEVAKLAKTAVEFPPMQKGASFNLEAVKDQIQKAAQSRAGK, from the coding sequence ATGAAAATCGGGCCGATTAAAGTGGTCGTGTTCGTCGGGCTGGGGGCGATGCTGGGCTTCGTCGCCTCCACACAGGATGTCACTCCCATGTTAAGGGCCGGTGTCGTCGCACCTGTCGCGGCGCAGTCCGGAGCGACCGACAAGGACATTGAGAAGGCCAACGATGGTACGGAAGGCGTGAGCAGGAACCTCTTGCTCGCGCAGGCCGGCGCGAACTCGGCCAAGGCGAAGCCCGCCTCGGCCGCGAAGAAGCCGAACATCATGTTCATCATGGGCGATGATATCGGCTGGTTCAATATTGGCGCCTACCACCGCGGCATGATGGCCGGCAAGACGCCCCACCTCGACAAGCTCGCGGCCCAGGGCATGCTCTTCACCGACTATTACGCCGAGGCCAGTTGCACGGCGGGACGGGCCAACTTCATCACCGGCCAGTTGCCGATTCGCACCGGCATGACCACGGTCGGCCAGGCGGGCTCCCCGATCGGCCTGCCGGCCCAGGCACCGACCATCGCCACCGCGCTCAAGTCGATGGGCTACGCCACCGGCCAGTTCGGCAAGAACCACCTTGGCGACCTGAACGAGTTTCTGCCGACCGTCCACGGCTTCGACGAGTTCTTCGGCTACCTCTATCACCTGGACGCGATGGAAGACCCGTCGCATCCCAATTATCCGCCCGAACTCAAGGACAAGGTCGGCCCGCGCAACCTGGTCCACTCCTGGGCAACGGATCGGGATGATCCGACCTCTCAGCCTCGCTGGGGCAAGGTCGGCAAGCAGAAGATCGAGGATGCCGGCACGCTTTACCCCAAGCGGATGGAGACGGTGGACGACGAGATCCTGGAACACGCGTTGAAGTTCGTCGACAAGGCCAAGGAGGAGGGCAAGCCTTTCTTCTGCTACCTCAACCCGACGCGCATGCACATCGTTACCCACCTTTCCGAAACATACCAGAAGACCCGGACGCCGCAGAACGGCTGGTCGGAGTACGAGGCGGGGATGGCCCAGCTCGACGACATCGTCGGCTCGGTCATGAAGAAGCTGGCCGACATGGGCGTCGAGGACGAGACAATCGTCGTGTTCACGACCGACAACGGCGCCGAGAACTTCACCTGGCCCGACGGCGGCCAGACTCCCTTCGCGGGGGGCAAAGGGACCGTGATGGAGGGCGGATTCCGCGCACCTTGCATCGCCCGCTGGCCCGGCAAAATCCCCGCGGGCAAGGTCGAGAACGGGATCATCTCAGGCCTCGACTGGTTCCCGACGCTCGCAGCTGCCGCCGGCGAGACGAAGATCGTCGAGGAGTTGAAGCAGGGGAAGACGCTCGACGACACAACCTACAAGGTGCACCTCGACGGTTACGACCAGACGGACATGATCACCGGCGCGGGACCGTCGAAGCGCCACGAGATCTGGTACTTCGCCGAGGGCGCGCTCGGCGCGGCCAGGATCGATGACTTCAAGTATCGATTCATCGATCAACCCTCGGGCTGGCTCGGCGGGACCGTCAGGCCGGATGTTCCGATCCTGGTGAACCTGCGTCTCGATCCCTTCGAGCGCACCGGGTTCACCGGCTCGCTCGAGTACTTCCAGTGGTTCAAGTACGAGTTCTGGCGCTTCGTCTACGTCCAGGCGGAAGTCGCGAAGCTGGCCAAGACGGCGGTCGAATTCCCACCCATGCAGAAGGGTGCGAGCTTCAACCTCGAGGCCGTCAAGGACCAGATCCAGAAGGCAGCCCAGTCGCGGGCCGGCAAGTAG
- a CDS encoding excinuclease ABC subunit UvrA: protein MNEDHQNSQFVRVRGAREHNLKDVSLDIPRDALVVFTGISGSGKSSLAFGTLYAEAQRRYLESVSPYARRLFHQLGVPEVDEIEGLPPAVALQQQRGSPSTRSSVGSVTTLSNLIRMLYSRAGDYPAGQPLLYAESFSPNTPEGACPECHGLGRVYEVTERSMVPDDSLTIRERAVAAWPTAWHGQNLREILMTLGYDVDRPWRELPRKDRDWILFTDDQPVVPVYSGLTAEEVRRSVLRKDEPSYMGTFSSARRHVLHTFAKTQSEPMKRRALHYMLSRECPTCLGKRLRRETLSVTFAGLDIAEFSRLPMARLAAILPEYAEGTAPGMVELAEKSPEKLIVVRRIARDLVGRLGVLLDLGLGYLSLERGTPTLSPGELQRLRLATQVRSNLFGVVYVLDEPSAGLHPADTEALVRALNRLKASGNSLFVVEHDLDLIRQADWIVDVGPGAGEQGGFILYSGPPAGLEHVSESQTRRHLFGNREAGSRTPREPVGWLRLADVRRNNLRGIDARFPLGVFTTVTGVSGSGKSSLVSQALAELVATQLGQTLAPDEDQGEELESDVDAPIGGRIEGGLCGIRRLVRVDQKPIGRTPRSNLATYTGLFDHVRKLFAATKEAKDRRYDAGRFSFNVAKGRCETCEGEGFVMVELLFLPSVYAPCPACHGSRFNAQTLEIRYRGRTIADVLGMTVDAAREFFAEEPQVERSLLVLGEVGLGYLRLGQPATELSGGEAQRIKLATELQRAQRGDTLYILDEPTNGLHPSDVDKLMAQLDRLVDSGNTVIAVEHEMRVAAASDWVIDIGPGAGEDGGRIVAAGPPEEVARVSSSRTAAYLARSLP from the coding sequence ATGAACGAAGACCATCAAAACAGCCAGTTCGTTCGTGTCCGGGGGGCACGCGAGCACAATCTGAAGGACGTAAGCCTCGACATCCCCCGCGATGCGCTGGTCGTCTTCACGGGGATCTCGGGGTCGGGCAAGTCATCGCTCGCGTTCGGGACGCTCTATGCGGAGGCCCAGCGGCGTTACCTCGAATCGGTCTCGCCCTATGCCAGGCGACTTTTCCACCAACTCGGGGTGCCCGAGGTCGACGAAATCGAGGGGCTTCCACCGGCGGTCGCCTTGCAGCAGCAGAGAGGGTCTCCCTCGACCCGATCGTCGGTGGGCAGCGTCACGACGCTCTCGAACTTGATCCGGATGCTCTACTCGCGCGCCGGAGATTATCCGGCCGGCCAGCCCCTCCTGTACGCGGAGTCGTTCTCGCCGAACACCCCCGAGGGGGCCTGCCCCGAGTGCCACGGCCTGGGCCGGGTGTACGAGGTGACGGAACGATCGATGGTGCCGGATGACTCGCTGACGATCCGCGAGCGGGCCGTCGCGGCCTGGCCGACCGCCTGGCACGGCCAGAACCTGCGCGAGATCTTGATGACGCTCGGCTACGACGTCGACCGGCCCTGGCGCGAGCTACCCCGGAAGGACCGCGACTGGATCCTCTTCACCGACGACCAGCCGGTGGTGCCGGTCTATTCGGGGCTGACCGCCGAGGAGGTGCGGCGCTCCGTCCTGCGGAAGGACGAGCCGAGCTACATGGGGACTTTCTCCAGCGCCAGGCGGCACGTCCTGCACACCTTCGCCAAGACGCAGAGCGAGCCGATGAAGCGTCGGGCGCTCCATTACATGCTCAGCCGAGAATGCCCGACCTGCCTCGGCAAGCGGCTGCGGCGCGAGACACTCTCGGTGACATTTGCGGGGCTCGATATCGCCGAATTCTCCAGGCTGCCCATGGCCAGGCTCGCGGCAATCCTGCCCGAATATGCCGAGGGGACGGCCCCAGGCATGGTCGAGCTGGCGGAGAAGTCGCCCGAGAAGTTGATCGTCGTCCGGAGGATCGCCCGCGACCTGGTCGGTCGGCTGGGCGTGCTGCTCGACCTGGGGCTCGGCTATCTCTCCCTGGAGCGCGGCACGCCCACGCTCTCGCCCGGCGAACTGCAACGGTTGAGGCTCGCCACGCAGGTCCGCTCGAACCTGTTCGGCGTCGTCTACGTGCTCGACGAACCCTCGGCGGGCCTTCACCCGGCGGATACCGAGGCACTGGTGCGGGCGCTCAACCGGCTGAAGGCCTCGGGCAACTCGCTGTTCGTCGTCGAGCACGACCTCGACCTGATCCGCCAAGCTGACTGGATCGTCGACGTGGGGCCGGGGGCGGGCGAGCAGGGCGGATTCATCCTGTACAGCGGCCCGCCCGCGGGGCTCGAACATGTGAGCGAATCCCAAACCCGACGACACCTCTTCGGGAACCGGGAGGCCGGGAGTCGGACGCCGCGCGAGCCCGTCGGCTGGCTGCGTCTGGCCGATGTCAGGCGCAACAACTTGCGGGGGATCGACGCCAGGTTCCCGCTGGGCGTCTTCACGACCGTGACGGGGGTCTCGGGCTCGGGAAAGTCGAGCCTGGTCAGCCAGGCCCTCGCCGAGCTCGTCGCGACTCAGCTCGGCCAAACGCTCGCGCCCGACGAGGACCAGGGAGAAGAGCTGGAGTCGGACGTCGACGCCCCCATCGGCGGTCGGATCGAGGGGGGCCTGTGTGGGATCAGGCGGCTGGTTCGGGTCGATCAGAAGCCGATCGGCCGGACGCCCAGGTCCAACCTGGCAACCTACACCGGCCTCTTCGACCACGTCCGCAAGCTCTTCGCCGCGACGAAGGAGGCGAAGGACCGCCGCTATGACGCGGGCCGATTCTCGTTCAACGTCGCCAAGGGGCGCTGCGAGACCTGCGAGGGGGAGGGGTTCGTGATGGTCGAGCTGCTCTTCCTCCCCAGCGTCTACGCCCCATGTCCCGCCTGCCACGGGTCTCGATTCAATGCGCAAACGCTCGAGATCCGGTATCGCGGCAGGACCATCGCCGACGTGCTGGGGATGACGGTCGACGCGGCCCGCGAATTCTTCGCCGAGGAGCCGCAGGTGGAGCGTTCGCTCCTCGTCCTGGGCGAAGTTGGCCTGGGCTACCTGCGGCTGGGTCAGCCCGCCACCGAGCTCTCCGGGGGAGAGGCCCAGCGGATCAAGCTGGCGACCGAGCTGCAACGTGCCCAGCGTGGCGACACGCTCTACATCCTCGACGAGCCGACCAACGGCTTGCATCCCTCGGACGTGGATAAGCTGATGGCGCAGCTCGACCGGTTGGTCGACTCGGGCAACACCGTCATCGCCGTCGAGCACGAGATGCGGGTCGCCGCGGCCAGCGACTGGGTCATCGACATTGGCCCCGGCGCCGGCGAGGACGGGGGCCGGATTGTTGCCGCCGGCCCCCCTGAGGAAGTCGCCAGGGTGTCATCGAGCCGGACCGCGGCTTACCTGGCCCGCTCTCTGCCCTGA